Proteins encoded by one window of Elusimicrobiota bacterium:
- the resA_3 gene encoding Thiol-disulfide oxidoreductase ResA codes for MNKKIFLCALALNFGGFSQAAFINDPAPAFALKSMDGKEVKLSDFDGMVVLVNFWASWCPPCKKEFPELNELANEYKGQGAKVVGINLDKSVSRVEKFLEKVGSKPDAMIILLDPDSKVVANYVARSMPSSFIVDKNGVIRYVHFGFNDKDPLKWRSEINGLLAEERKK; via the coding sequence ATGAATAAGAAAATATTTCTATGCGCGTTGGCATTAAATTTCGGGGGGTTTTCTCAAGCCGCCTTTATCAATGATCCAGCCCCCGCGTTTGCTCTTAAAAGCATGGACGGTAAAGAAGTCAAATTAAGTGACTTTGACGGAATGGTGGTGTTGGTCAATTTTTGGGCCAGTTGGTGCCCTCCCTGTAAAAAGGAATTCCCTGAACTCAATGAATTGGCGAATGAATACAAAGGGCAGGGCGCGAAGGTGGTGGGTATCAACTTGGACAAAAGCGTAAGCCGCGTGGAGAAATTCTTGGAGAAGGTGGGAAGCAAACCCGATGCCATGATTATATTGCTCGATCCCGACTCCAAAGTGGTGGCGAACTATGTGGCGCGTTCGATGCCTTCTTCATTTATTGTCGATAAAAATGGGGTCATTCGTTATGTTCATTTCGGATTCAACGATAAAGACCCTCTAAAATGGCGCAGTGAAATCAATGGCCTGTTGGCCGAAGAGAGGAAAAAATGA
- the dipZ gene encoding Protein DipZ, producing MAFTAGFISFLSPCVLPLIPSYVGFITGMSFADLTNEANRDKALRVTIVNSLLFIGGFSLVFVALGATATAVGSALNQYQNIIRIVGGILVVILGIHFTGLINIKFLQIEKRVHLQSRPVGYLGAVLIGMAFAAGWTPCIGPILGSILMVAATEAEIWKGVTMLSFYSLGFGLPFFISAVLLNRFLTTYRKFNRYIPMIVVASGVLLIIIGLLIMTNNLSMVGLVLTDWFSD from the coding sequence ATGGCGTTTACGGCTGGATTTATTTCATTTCTGTCCCCTTGTGTGTTGCCTTTGATTCCTTCCTACGTGGGCTTCATTACCGGTATGTCGTTTGCAGATTTAACGAATGAAGCCAACCGGGACAAAGCTCTTCGCGTCACCATCGTCAATTCTCTTCTCTTTATAGGCGGGTTTTCGCTCGTGTTTGTGGCATTGGGCGCGACGGCAACGGCGGTGGGAAGCGCTCTGAACCAGTACCAGAATATTATTCGTATTGTGGGCGGAATTCTCGTGGTGATTTTGGGCATCCATTTCACCGGACTCATTAATATTAAATTCCTTCAAATTGAAAAGCGGGTTCACCTTCAAAGCCGGCCGGTGGGATATTTGGGAGCGGTATTGATTGGAATGGCCTTTGCCGCGGGTTGGACGCCTTGTATCGGTCCCATCTTGGGCTCTATTCTCATGGTGGCCGCCACGGAAGCGGAAATTTGGAAAGGAGTTACCATGCTTTCCTTTTATTCTTTGGGGTTTGGGCTTCCCTTTTTTATTTCAGCCGTGCTGCTCAATCGTTTTTTAACCACCTACAGGAAATTTAATCGGTACATTCCTATGATTGTCGTGGCCAGCGGCGTGTTGCTTATCATTATTGGCCTCTTGATCATGACCAACAACCTCAGTATGGTCGGCTTGGTCCTCACCGACTGGTTTTCGGATTAA
- the copR gene encoding Transcriptional activator protein CopR: MKILVVEDDKKIAQFLLKGLKEEGYVTHWVQDGDSALQNATQEEWDVLVLDRMLPKRDGLTLCREIRQKGNRVPILILSARSTIENRVEGLDAGADDYLPKPFSFNELLARIRALARRKTENLTSTLTVGDFQLDMTAHTATFQGNKIDLTNREFALLQLFMKRKGHILSRTLIAESVWDYDFQSGTNVIDVYVNYLRNKLKKISGRDVIETVRNRGYLFKDPAE, translated from the coding sequence ATGAAAATCCTGGTTGTTGAAGACGACAAGAAAATCGCCCAATTTCTATTAAAAGGTCTCAAAGAAGAAGGCTATGTCACACATTGGGTTCAAGATGGCGATTCCGCCCTCCAGAACGCCACCCAAGAAGAATGGGACGTGCTCGTTCTTGATCGCATGCTCCCCAAAAGAGACGGGCTGACGCTCTGCCGTGAAATTCGTCAAAAAGGAAACCGTGTTCCCATCCTTATATTAAGCGCGCGGAGCACCATTGAAAACCGGGTGGAAGGCCTGGACGCAGGGGCCGATGATTACCTCCCCAAGCCTTTTTCATTTAATGAACTTTTGGCCCGAATTCGCGCCTTGGCGAGAAGGAAAACTGAAAATTTAACTTCAACTCTCACCGTTGGGGATTTTCAATTGGATATGACTGCGCATACCGCCACTTTTCAAGGGAACAAAATTGACCTCACCAACCGAGAATTCGCGCTCCTTCAACTCTTCATGAAAAGGAAGGGACATATACTTTCAAGAACCCTCATCGCTGAATCGGTGTGGGATTACGATTTTCAAAGCGGAACCAATGTCATAGATGTCTATGTGAATTACCTTCGAAACAAACTCAAAAAAATATCCGGCAGAGACGTCATCGAAACCGTTCGAAACCGCGGTTATCTTTTTAAAGATCCAGCCGAATGA
- the kefB gene encoding Glutathione-regulated potassium-efflux system protein KefB, whose translation MAAAGAMTLLCHRFHQPVVIGYLIAGFILGPHSASFPSINDLNSIHTMAELGLVFLLFSLGLEFNLPKIHKVGLSAGLATLLEVVGMMALGMALGKAFGWGKMDSLFLGAILCISSTTIIVKVFMDYKMMGEKFTQVVFGILILEDIVAIAILSILSTFSVQSGPQMITIVESFLRVGLFITLFLVVGLFIVPKLIHWVAAFQVKEVLGIVTLGLCLGGAMTAHAFQLSVALGAFLSGAVIAASKEINLIEEWIHPIRDMFSALFFVSAGMLIQPHLLWEYKGPIAIVSIVTIVGKVMSGAGGAFLAGYDIKTSAKVGMSLAQIGEFSFVIASLGATLKITSDFLYPMAVMVSSLTTLATPYLIRNSDQLVDVGRNLTPPAFQAFLKNVHLKIKNSSQTNLFETAIFSRYLLRLGVYLAILVALFGLLKGFTLLGTDIYTLSNMERTGLIVLWLGVAVLLLPLFGVISKYANHIVLLLVTKSKTMLHIIDIHAFYNALDFLTINFLIYTFLAASAPLLEGTVYTILGLIFILGIRHVFKKRWAHGKEWLEERLDQITGLATSEPTRQAVLMSGDRSLLLVDITDQVKLGEASRACGQTVREIKLREQTGATLVAIYRGGKHMANPGPDTPLLADDVLVILGDPDELEKAKTLLTAQ comes from the coding sequence ATGGCCGCGGCCGGAGCCATGACACTTCTCTGTCATCGTTTCCATCAGCCCGTGGTGATTGGATACCTGATCGCCGGTTTTATCTTGGGACCTCATTCCGCGTCATTTCCATCCATCAACGACTTGAACAGTATTCACACCATGGCGGAACTGGGATTGGTTTTCCTTTTGTTTTCATTGGGTCTCGAATTTAATCTTCCCAAAATTCACAAAGTGGGTCTCTCGGCGGGCCTGGCCACCCTGCTTGAAGTGGTGGGGATGATGGCCCTGGGGATGGCCCTCGGCAAGGCGTTTGGATGGGGAAAAATGGACAGTCTTTTCCTCGGAGCGATTCTTTGCATCAGCAGCACCACCATTATCGTGAAAGTGTTCATGGACTACAAAATGATGGGAGAAAAATTTACCCAGGTTGTTTTTGGAATATTGATCCTGGAAGATATTGTGGCCATTGCCATTCTTTCAATCCTCTCGACGTTTAGCGTTCAAAGCGGTCCACAAATGATCACCATTGTGGAATCGTTTTTGCGCGTGGGCCTTTTCATCACACTCTTTTTGGTCGTTGGTCTCTTTATCGTCCCCAAACTCATTCATTGGGTGGCCGCTTTTCAAGTGAAGGAGGTTTTGGGAATTGTGACCCTGGGTCTTTGCTTGGGCGGCGCCATGACGGCGCACGCGTTTCAACTCTCCGTGGCTTTGGGCGCTTTTCTATCGGGCGCAGTAATCGCCGCCTCCAAAGAAATCAACCTAATTGAAGAGTGGATCCACCCAATCCGAGACATGTTTTCAGCCTTGTTTTTCGTGTCCGCTGGCATGCTTATCCAGCCGCACTTGTTATGGGAATACAAGGGGCCCATCGCCATTGTTTCAATTGTCACCATCGTTGGAAAAGTCATGAGCGGTGCCGGAGGCGCTTTTCTGGCCGGCTACGATATCAAGACCTCGGCCAAAGTGGGAATGAGCTTGGCTCAAATCGGGGAATTTTCTTTTGTCATTGCAAGTTTGGGGGCCACCTTAAAGATAACCAGCGATTTCCTTTATCCGATGGCTGTTATGGTTTCCTCTCTCACCACACTGGCGACTCCCTATCTCATCCGAAATTCTGATCAACTGGTGGATGTCGGAAGGAATCTTACACCTCCGGCCTTTCAAGCCTTCTTGAAAAATGTCCATCTCAAAATAAAAAATTCTTCACAGACGAATCTTTTTGAGACGGCCATTTTTTCCCGATACCTTTTGAGATTGGGTGTTTATTTAGCGATTCTGGTGGCTTTGTTTGGCCTCTTAAAAGGGTTTACCCTCCTGGGAACGGACATTTACACGCTCTCAAACATGGAGAGGACCGGCCTGATTGTTTTATGGTTGGGAGTCGCGGTTCTGCTATTGCCCCTCTTTGGGGTCATTTCAAAATACGCCAATCACATCGTTTTATTGCTGGTGACCAAAAGCAAAACAATGCTTCACATCATCGACATCCATGCGTTTTATAACGCCCTGGATTTCCTAACAATAAATTTTCTTATTTATACCTTTCTCGCGGCCAGCGCCCCCCTTTTGGAGGGCACGGTGTACACGATTTTGGGACTCATCTTTATCCTCGGAATCCGCCATGTATTTAAAAAAAGATGGGCCCACGGAAAGGAATGGCTGGAAGAAAGATTGGATCAAATCACAGGTTTGGCCACGAGCGAACCCACACGGCAAGCGGTGTTGATGTCAGGGGACCGATCTCTGCTTTTGGTCGACATAACAGATCAGGTTAAATTGGGAGAAGCCTCCCGTGCCTGCGGCCAAACGGTGCGCGAAATTAAATTGCGCGAACAGACCGGGGCCACCTTGGTGGCTATTTATCGGGGAGGAAAACACATGGCCAACCCCGGCCCCGATACACCGCTTTTGGCAGACGATGTTCTGGTTATTCTCGGAGATCCCGACGAACTCGAAAAAGCAAAAACCCTCCTAACCGCTCAATAG